From one Cyanobacterium stanieri PCC 7202 genomic stretch:
- a CDS encoding transcriptional regulator, XRE family (KEGG: cyh:Cyan8802_2799 transcriptional regulator, XRE family~SPTR: Transcriptional regulator, XRE family), with product MKNQEKSYQGTVLSALITNAGFTDYLDFSRRTGIGELILHRIDCGLLEQMPLKHLRMIARALNMSVGDFIVAIEGESGVSDSKIPISNDLTQEITQQVQQSVIEILESLLLQLPTMIKVVEKNPQLPASRLVPLLKPLNKLLSHWDIKAIAPVGAIVKYDPQQHQLMSETEEKVNDLVEIRYVGYRQKDKLLYRARVSPVKTVEKK from the coding sequence ATGAAAAATCAAGAAAAAAGTTATCAAGGGACTGTTTTGTCGGCATTAATTACCAATGCAGGATTTACTGACTATTTAGATTTTAGTCGTCGTACGGGCATTGGCGAATTAATTTTACATCGCATCGATTGTGGATTATTAGAACAAATGCCCCTCAAGCATTTGAGAATGATTGCTAGGGCGTTGAATATGTCTGTGGGTGATTTTATTGTCGCCATTGAGGGAGAGTCTGGTGTATCTGATTCCAAGATTCCCATCAGTAATGATTTAACACAGGAAATTACCCAACAGGTACAACAATCGGTAATCGAAATTTTGGAATCCTTATTATTACAATTACCAACCATGATCAAAGTGGTGGAAAAAAATCCTCAGTTACCTGCTTCTCGCCTTGTGCCTTTGTTAAAGCCATTGAATAAATTATTATCTCATTGGGATATAAAGGCGATCGCCCCAGTAGGTGCTATAGTAAAGTATGATCCTCAACAACATCAACTGATGTCAGAAACCGAGGAGAAAGTAAATGACCTCGTAGAAATCCGCTACGTAGGTTATCGTCAAAAAGACAAATTACTATATCGTGCCAGAGTAAGCCCTGTTAAAACAGTGGAAAAAAAGTAA
- a CDS encoding transposase, IS605 OrfB family (PFAM: Putative transposase DNA-binding domain; Probable transposase~TIGRFAM: transposase, IS605 OrfB family, central region~COGs: COG0675 Transposase and inactivated derivatives~InterPro IPR001959:IPR010095~KEGG: cyh:Cyan8802_2247 transposase, IS605 OrfB family~PFAM: transposase IS891/IS1136/IS1341 family; transposase IS605 OrfB~SPTR: Transposase, IS605 OrfB;~TIGRFAM: transposase, IS605 OrfB family) has product MFILEYKLRGKTQQFKAIDEGIRTVQFVRNKCVSLWMNSKNVGKAEVYRYTTTLRKEFPFVKCLNSTACQQAGERAWSAISKFYDNCKKQVKGKKGYPKFSKRTRSIEYKQSGWKLDRDHKRITFTDGNNIGTLKLIGSRDLYYFQEFQIQRVRLVKRADGYFCQFCLKLDVRDITPILPQTKKMVGIDVGLKYFYADSDGNFVENPRFYRYSEARLNRLNHRKSRKLKKGKPVSNNYIKARQRYSKAHLKVSRQREEFGKVTALRLIQSNDLIAYEDLKVKNLVRNSKLSKSINDAGWSQFRKWLEYFGVKYGKLTIAVNPAYTSQDCFQCGKRIKKSLSTRTHVCSCGYIEDRDTQASLNILRKATMGHIGSKSDLLDLNAWGDLSSILFGGNTCQGKMNQ; this is encoded by the coding sequence ATGTTTATTTTAGAGTACAAATTAAGAGGAAAAACTCAGCAATTTAAAGCTATCGATGAGGGCATTCGTACAGTCCAATTCGTACGCAATAAATGTGTTAGTCTCTGGATGAACTCTAAAAACGTAGGCAAAGCCGAAGTTTATCGATATACCACTACTTTAAGAAAAGAATTTCCTTTTGTTAAGTGTCTTAACTCCACTGCTTGTCAACAGGCAGGAGAAAGGGCTTGGAGTGCTATATCTAAGTTTTATGATAATTGCAAAAAGCAAGTTAAGGGAAAAAAAGGATACCCTAAATTTTCTAAACGCACTCGTAGTATTGAGTATAAACAATCTGGTTGGAAACTAGATCGAGATCATAAACGAATCACTTTCACTGATGGTAATAACATCGGTACTCTCAAGTTAATTGGCTCAAGGGATTTATATTATTTCCAAGAGTTTCAAATACAAAGAGTACGACTTGTTAAACGAGCAGATGGTTACTTTTGCCAGTTTTGCTTGAAGTTAGATGTGAGGGATATAACTCCGATTCTACCCCAAACCAAAAAGATGGTGGGTATAGATGTTGGTTTAAAATATTTCTACGCTGATAGTGATGGAAATTTTGTGGAGAATCCTCGTTTTTATCGTTACTCAGAAGCCAGATTAAATAGACTCAATCATCGCAAGTCGAGGAAATTGAAGAAGGGAAAACCAGTTAGTAACAACTATATTAAAGCTAGACAGCGATACAGCAAAGCACATTTAAAGGTAAGTAGGCAACGTGAAGAGTTCGGCAAAGTAACCGCACTGCGTCTAATTCAGTCAAACGACTTGATCGCCTATGAAGATTTAAAGGTGAAAAATCTAGTTAGAAATAGTAAGTTATCAAAAAGTATTAATGATGCTGGTTGGAGTCAATTCCGTAAATGGTTGGAATATTTTGGGGTGAAGTATGGAAAATTAACCATTGCGGTAAATCCAGCCTACACATCTCAAGATTGTTTTCAATGTGGGAAACGAATCAAGAAAAGTCTTTCAACCAGAACTCATGTTTGTAGTTGTGGATACATTGAAGACCGTGATACACAAGCATCATTAAATATTTTGAGAAAAGCTACGATGGGGCACATCGGAAGCAAGTCTGATTTATTGGACTTAAACGCTTGGGGAGATTTATCCTCTATCTTGTTTGGTGGCAACACCTGCCAGGGTAAGATGAATCAGTGA
- a CDS encoding transposase, IS605 OrfB family (PFAM: Probable transposase~TIGRFAM: transposase, IS605 OrfB family, central region~COGs: COG0675 Transposase and inactivated derivatives~InterPro IPR010095~KEGG: ava:Ava_C0036 transposase IS605~PFAM: transposase IS605 OrfB~SPTR: Transposase, IS605 OrfB;~TIGRFAM: transposase, IS605 OrfB family), with amino-acid sequence MDYKTVKVLLTNNINDECNDYLQFACEQSNKLYNSTVYALRQAHFANCSIRTFFDKEDLYRASFKLGKVKVSYPQLCKDLKINDHYQAIGGNQGQQTIKSVVESFKSYNKLLSMWFQGELSNKPKLPNYRKNGLYQISFVGRDIKFAMDGLSCYLPIPRSQKDELITGKLNIPCAKGVTADNIAELRIVPSLGKLWAEYVYKTPEKKATELDYSQAIGIDSGINNFITAVSNTGKSFILCGKHLKFINQKYNKTVAQYKEGKSDFYWDDYLNEITHKRNCQIKDSVNKYARFVINYCLNHRIGNIVFGWGQGVKSEVNLGKRNNQNFVQLPTARLKNRIKELAHEVGIKFAETEESYTSKSSFLDEDLLPKYGEKPKECKFSGKRVQRGLYRTSNGQTINADCLGAINILKKVSIQLGLNLAEVCRGALTLPQRYRVNDLTKVYRKRSEQVLTCVATSA; translated from the coding sequence ATGGATTATAAAACAGTAAAAGTCCTTTTAACAAATAACATTAACGATGAGTGTAATGATTACTTACAGTTTGCTTGTGAACAATCCAATAAACTGTATAATTCGACAGTTTATGCTCTCAGACAAGCTCACTTTGCCAACTGTTCTATAAGAACTTTCTTTGACAAAGAAGATCTTTACCGAGCATCTTTCAAATTGGGCAAGGTTAAAGTAAGTTATCCGCAGTTATGCAAGGATTTAAAAATTAATGATCATTATCAAGCTATTGGGGGTAACCAAGGACAGCAAACTATCAAGTCTGTAGTTGAAAGTTTTAAGTCTTACAATAAGTTGTTGTCTATGTGGTTTCAAGGTGAGTTATCAAATAAACCAAAGTTACCCAATTACCGCAAAAATGGATTATATCAAATATCTTTTGTAGGTAGAGATATTAAGTTTGCAATGGACGGTTTATCATGTTATCTTCCTATCCCAAGATCTCAAAAAGATGAGTTAATCACAGGTAAGCTAAACATTCCTTGTGCAAAAGGAGTAACAGCAGATAACATTGCAGAACTCCGAATAGTTCCATCCCTAGGGAAGTTATGGGCTGAATATGTCTATAAAACTCCTGAGAAAAAAGCAACAGAATTAGATTACAGTCAAGCTATTGGCATAGATAGTGGTATTAATAACTTTATAACTGCTGTTAGCAATACGGGCAAGTCATTTATTCTTTGTGGAAAACATTTAAAATTTATCAACCAAAAATATAACAAAACAGTAGCCCAATATAAAGAAGGAAAATCTGATTTTTATTGGGATGATTATTTGAATGAAATTACTCATAAAAGAAACTGTCAAATCAAAGATAGTGTTAACAAATATGCTCGTTTTGTGATCAATTACTGCCTTAATCACAGGATAGGTAATATTGTTTTTGGTTGGGGGCAAGGGGTGAAAAGTGAGGTTAATTTAGGGAAACGAAATAACCAAAACTTTGTTCAGCTACCTACTGCAAGATTAAAAAATCGTATTAAAGAATTAGCCCATGAAGTAGGTATAAAGTTTGCCGAAACAGAAGAAAGCTATACGAGCAAATCATCTTTTCTTGACGAGGATTTACTACCAAAATATGGTGAAAAACCCAAGGAGTGTAAATTCAGCGGAAAAAGAGTTCAACGTGGCTTGTATAGAACGTCTAATGGACAAACCATTAATGCTGACTGTTTAGGCGCTATTAATATTTTAAAAAAAGTAAGCATACAGCTAGGTTTAAATTTAGCCGAGGTGTGTAGGGGAGCATTGACTCTCCCCCAACGATACCGGGTTAACGACTTAACCAAAGTATATCGTAAGCGAAGCGAACAGGTTTTAACCTGTGTAGCGACATCTGCTTAG